The window GGCCGAGCACTACGGGATGGGCCTGCTGCCCTGGTCGCCGCTCGCCGGCGGGCAGCTCGGCGGCGTTCTGAAGAAGGCCGACCGCTCGCGCTCGAAGGACCTCTCGCACCTCGGCGGGCGGCGCCCGCAGATCGAGCGGTACGAGGCGTTCGCCGAGGCAGCCGGTCACGACCCGGCCGAGCTCGCCCTGGCCTGGCTGCTGCACCAGCCGGTGGTCACCGCGCCCATCGTCGGACCGCGCACGGCCGGGCAGCTCACCGGCGCGCTCGCAGCGCTCGAGCTCGAGCTCTCGGCCGAGGAGCTCGCGCAGCTCGACGAGATCTGGCCCGGTCCTGGAGGGCAGGCGCCGGAGGCGTATGCCTGGTAGCGCCCGCCGGCCGGCCGCCGCACCGGGCCGGCTGCCCGCGGTGTTCTTCGTCACGCTCGGTTTCATCCAGGCGATCTGGCCGCTGACGATGGACCTCTACCTGCCGTCGTTCCCGCAGATCGAGCGGGAACTGGCGACGGCGCCGTCACTGGTGCAGTTCACGCTCACCGGGGCGTTCATCGGCATGGCGGCCGGGCAGCTGGTCGCGGGGCCGCTGTCGGACCGGATCGGGCGCATCCGGCCGCTGCTCGCGGCGCTCGCCGTGTACACGGTCGCCAGCGTCGGCTGCGCCCTCGCCCCGAGTATCGAGGTGCTGATCGGGGTGCGGGTGGCGCAGGGGATCGGCGCGTCGGCGACGGCGGTGATCATCCTGGCCATCGTGCGCGACCGCGCCGAGGGCCCGGTGATGGTGAAGCTGCTCGCGCGGCTGCAGCTGATCAACGGCGTGTTCGTCGTGGCCTCGCCGGCCCTCGGGGCGCAGCTGCTCGGGGTGACCGACTGGCGCGGGCTGTTCTGGCTGCTCGTGGTGTACGGGGCGGTGATGCTCGTGGCGGCCGCGACGGTGCTCGGGCGGGGACTGCCGAGGCCCGCGACGGGGGCGAGGGCGGGTGCGACCGGTCGTGCCGAGATGGACGGGGGTGACACGGCTGCGACCGACACCGCTGCGACCGGAGCGCCGGCGGTGCCGGGGGCGCGGCTGATCGATGACTACCGGGCATTGCTCGGAGACCGCCGCTACCGGGCCGCCGTGGGAGCCGGTGCGCTGCAATGGGCGGCGATGATGAGCTACATGGCGTCGTCCGCCTTCCTGTTCCAAGGGGTCTTCGGGCTCGACGAGCTGCAGTACGCGATCGTCTTCGGCGGGCACGGGGCACTGATGATCGCCGGCGCCCAGATCAGCGCGAGGCTGGCCGGTCGCGTCGACATCACCGTGGTGGCGCGGGTCGGTGCCGTGGTGCTCTTCGGCACGGCGCTCGTGCTGCTGGCCGGTCAGCTCTGGCTGCCCGGGCTCGGGCTGCTGGTGTTCCTGCTGCCCCTGTTCGCCTTCACCACCACGTTCGGCGTCATCTCGCCCACGCTTCAGAGCACCGCGCTCGCCGACCACGGCAGCCGGGCCGGCGCGGCCGCCTCGCTGATCGGGGCCACGAACATGATCTCGGGGGCCGTCGCCTCACCGCTGGTGGGGCTGTTCGGGGTGGCCACGACGGTGCCGGCGGCGACCGTCATGACGATCGCGAGCGGGGCGTCGGCGCTCGTGCTCG of the Herbiconiux flava genome contains:
- a CDS encoding multidrug effflux MFS transporter, which gives rise to MPGSARRPAAAPGRLPAVFFVTLGFIQAIWPLTMDLYLPSFPQIERELATAPSLVQFTLTGAFIGMAAGQLVAGPLSDRIGRIRPLLAALAVYTVASVGCALAPSIEVLIGVRVAQGIGASATAVIILAIVRDRAEGPVMVKLLARLQLINGVFVVASPALGAQLLGVTDWRGLFWLLVVYGAVMLVAAATVLGRGLPRPATGARAGATGRAEMDGGDTAATDTAATGAPAVPGARLIDDYRALLGDRRYRAAVGAGALQWAAMMSYMASSAFLFQGVFGLDELQYAIVFGGHGALMIAGAQISARLAGRVDITVVARVGAVVLFGTALVLLAGQLWLPGLGLLVFLLPLFAFTTTFGVISPTLQSTALADHGSRAGAAASLIGATNMISGAVASPLVGLFGVATTVPAATVMTIASGASALVLVLGFRTRRRWR